The DNA window GAAGTCGTGAGAGTCTCCGACTAGCTCCAGTGCGGCACCCTTGATCAGAGAGCGGACCTCGGAGCGAGAGTACAGCCGTGAGCCCATCGGGAGCGCCCAGTTATAGATACTGCGCGTACTGGTGTTTTTGAAGGTATCGAACATTACGTCGCCGTTCGAGACGCGCTTGATCTCCGCGAGATACTCCGCGGGGGTATCCGCGAGGTGGAAAAATCGCATCGCGATGACGGCGTCGAACTCGTCGTCCTCGAACGGAAGCCGTCCCGCGTCCCCACGCATGAACTCGACCGTCTCACCAACCCCAGCGGCATCGGCTTTCGTCCGGGCTTCGCCGAGCATCTCCGCCGAGATGTCCAGCCCGACGATATCGGCCCCGCGCTCTGCTAGCATCGCGGTGAACCGGCCGGTCCCGCAGGCTATTTCGAGA is part of the Natranaeroarchaeum aerophilus genome and encodes:
- a CDS encoding class I SAM-dependent methyltransferase, coding for MKGQEWYQATDIAQEYDDKRFSQGGRLIDRREKEAVLDAIGPVEDKKILEIACGTGRFTAMLAERGADIVGLDISAEMLGEARTKADAAGVGETVEFMRGDAGRLPFEDDEFDAVIAMRFFHLADTPAEYLAEIKRVSNGDVMFDTFKNTSTRSIYNWALPMGSRLYSRSEVRSLIKGAALELVGDSHDFVLPYGFYRSLPNSLANVFRRIDTTIGKSPIGDSIASVSYWHATV